A window of Tautonia plasticadhaerens contains these coding sequences:
- the ispH gene encoding 4-hydroxy-3-methylbut-2-enyl diphosphate reductase, with protein MDVIRAEEMGMCFGVRDALKVVDAIRDPSRVTIHGELVHNPVVTRRLAGAGFRQSPEGDREFPAPTPLVLITAHGVSDAERRRLEAAGKGLIDATCPLVRRVHEAARALEAEGRHVLLIGKPGHVEVRGVVEDLGRCDVIGAADQVRCYESRRLGIVCQTTMPPDVVDEACDRIRRLNPRADIRLVDTVCLPTRMRQRAMLDLLRRVDAVVVVGGRNSNNTRRLVDLCRQHRTPAHQVESASDLEPGWFAGVDTVGLTAGTSTLDESIDEVHRALERIGIMQQAGE; from the coding sequence GTGGATGTCATCCGGGCCGAGGAGATGGGGATGTGCTTCGGCGTCAGGGACGCGCTGAAGGTCGTCGATGCGATCCGCGATCCCTCGCGGGTCACGATCCACGGCGAGCTGGTCCACAACCCGGTGGTCACCCGGCGGCTGGCCGGGGCGGGGTTCCGCCAATCGCCCGAGGGCGACCGCGAGTTCCCCGCGCCGACCCCGCTGGTCCTGATCACGGCGCACGGCGTCAGCGACGCCGAGCGGCGGCGGCTGGAGGCCGCGGGCAAGGGGCTGATCGACGCGACCTGCCCGCTGGTCCGTCGCGTCCACGAGGCCGCCAGGGCCCTGGAGGCCGAGGGGCGGCACGTCCTGCTGATCGGCAAGCCCGGCCACGTCGAGGTGCGGGGCGTCGTCGAGGACCTGGGGCGCTGCGACGTGATCGGGGCCGCGGATCAGGTCCGCTGCTACGAGAGCCGGCGGCTGGGGATCGTCTGCCAGACGACCATGCCGCCGGATGTGGTCGACGAGGCCTGCGACCGCATCCGGCGACTCAACCCGCGGGCGGACATCCGCCTGGTCGACACGGTCTGCCTGCCGACCCGGATGCGTCAGCGGGCGATGCTCGACCTGCTCCGGCGCGTGGATGCCGTCGTCGTCGTGGGCGGCCGGAACTCGAACAACACGAGGCGCCTGGTCGACCTCTGCCGGCAGCACCGGACCCCGGCCCATCAGGTCGAATCCGCGAGCGACCTGGAGCCGGGCTGGTTCGCGGGCGTCGACACGGTCGGGCTGACGGCGGGGACCTCGACACTGGACGAGTCGATCGACGAGGTCCACCGTGCCCTGGAGCGGATCGGGATCATGCAGCAGGCGGGGGAGTGA
- a CDS encoding helix-turn-helix domain-containing protein, producing the protein MDEATEIVPLGLHDEAVAEGIGLCRSTQRRPVRANRHAHAFHQLTVVLSSPGHIEWHFGEGRAYSGRPTAGDVVVVPALVPTLVRWDRPFESVSVRLSTGLLDRVAGRAGLGTARLRPAAMRRDPFAGEVARKLADEAGGGGRALLAESLGTALAVHLLREYADDGPDPTPADAGLAGDVLRRVTDYVEGHLDGDLSLARLAAVAGLSPYHFARRFRAAAGTTPHQYVIRRRVDRARELLQGGCDIAQAAARVGFSGQSHLHHHVRRLLGVTPGQLARRPQADGRPR; encoded by the coding sequence ATGGACGAAGCGACGGAGATCGTGCCGCTGGGGCTCCACGACGAGGCGGTGGCGGAGGGGATCGGCCTCTGCCGATCGACGCAACGCCGGCCGGTCCGGGCGAATCGGCACGCCCACGCCTTCCACCAGCTCACCGTGGTGCTGTCCAGCCCCGGACACATCGAGTGGCACTTCGGCGAGGGCCGGGCCTACTCGGGCCGGCCGACGGCGGGCGACGTGGTGGTGGTGCCGGCCCTCGTCCCGACCCTGGTCCGATGGGACCGGCCGTTCGAGTCGGTCTCGGTCCGGCTCTCGACCGGGCTGCTCGATCGGGTCGCCGGGCGGGCGGGGCTGGGGACGGCCCGCCTGCGGCCGGCGGCGATGCGGCGTGACCCCTTCGCCGGGGAGGTCGCCCGCAAGCTCGCCGACGAGGCCGGGGGCGGCGGGCGGGCGCTGCTGGCGGAGTCGCTCGGGACCGCCCTGGCCGTCCACCTGCTGCGGGAGTACGCCGACGACGGCCCCGACCCGACCCCGGCCGATGCCGGGCTGGCGGGCGACGTGCTGCGGCGGGTGACAGATTACGTCGAGGGGCACCTCGACGGCGACCTGTCGCTCGCCCGGCTCGCCGCCGTCGCCGGCCTGAGCCCGTACCACTTCGCCCGCCGGTTCCGGGCCGCCGCCGGGACGACGCCCCACCAGTACGTCATCCGCCGCCGGGTCGATCGGGCCAGGGAGCTGCTGCAGGGCGGCTGCGACATCGCCCAGGCGGCGGCCCGAGTCGGCTTCTCGGGCCAGTCGCACCTGCACCACCACGTCCGTCGGCTGCTGGGCGTCACCCCCGGCCAGCTAGCCCGCCGCCCGCAGGCCGACGGGCGTCCTCGCTGA
- a CDS encoding transcriptional regulator produces the protein MSRKDQAEGPDSGAGRFSYEGLDRVLHERARLGILASLAAHSGGLLFNDLKQLCALTDGNLSRHLAVLGEAGLVEVWKGASGPRPQTMYRLTPDGRRRFAEYISVLERVVADAQVEALPRAGRGRYPEGWSPA, from the coding sequence ATGTCACGCAAGGACCAGGCTGAGGGCCCGGACTCTGGGGCGGGCCGCTTCTCCTACGAGGGGCTCGACCGCGTCCTGCACGAGCGGGCCCGGCTGGGCATCCTGGCCTCCCTCGCCGCCCACTCCGGGGGGCTGCTGTTCAACGACCTGAAGCAGCTCTGCGCCCTGACCGACGGCAACCTCAGCCGGCACCTGGCCGTGCTGGGCGAGGCGGGGCTGGTCGAGGTCTGGAAGGGGGCCTCGGGGCCCCGGCCGCAGACGATGTACCGGCTCACCCCCGACGGCCGGCGGCGGTTCGCCGAGTACATCAGCGTCCTGGAGCGGGTCGTCGCCGATGCCCAGGTGGAAGCGCTGCCGAGGGCCGGCCGGGGACGCTATCCGGAAGGCTGGTCCCCCGCGTGA
- a CDS encoding ABC transporter permease, whose protein sequence is MVRRVGLGPVFAFEWLTASRRWQGYALRSSLVLLLLLGLAGVWLGSHGGSGDLSIGQWAEVGRGFYAVTSLILLGLVGLAAPAATAGAICLDKARGNLTLLFATDLSDAEIVLGKLAARLVPVLGLIACAAPVQALATLLGGVDPMVLFGATLVCLACAAFGCTLALTLSVWGQKTHEVLLATYALGILYLLAAPAWIALSPMLPGWARPAWLPGNLALLPYNPIVLVLAPLNAAPLVPIGLGAQARFCTLGLLTSALLAAAATWRMRAVVIRQACWEEAARRAGRRTWTRRGPIARLARLLPSPSLDGNPVLWREWHRRRPSRWSVAVWGTFGLLSGGFSLWAIVEAVDGGGPGPGEMSAVLNGLQVAAGLLLLSVSAATSLAEERQRGSLDVLLATPLSTRSIVLGKWWGAFRGVPPLAVLPTLVAAALTTHTGFAPGPVLIGGLVVAYGAALTSLGLTLATWLPRMDRAIGLTAGAYVVVTIAAVPAGMAFFGEGPGEAGPGVASASPFWGVGFSSALFGGKGGQGQEIGEHAGWLAFWIGAYGLVSLFLLLATLKTFNRCLGRIDDPSPDEGPCSRLARTPSATLPDARPVPDLDLRSRPADQPASDH, encoded by the coding sequence ATGGTGAGGCGGGTGGGGCTGGGGCCGGTCTTCGCGTTCGAGTGGCTGACGGCCTCGCGGCGCTGGCAGGGCTATGCGCTGCGCTCGTCGCTGGTCCTGCTACTCCTGCTCGGCCTGGCGGGCGTCTGGCTGGGGAGCCACGGCGGGTCGGGGGACCTGTCGATCGGGCAGTGGGCCGAGGTCGGCCGGGGGTTCTATGCGGTCACGTCGCTGATCCTGCTCGGGCTGGTCGGCCTGGCGGCGCCGGCGGCCACGGCCGGGGCGATCTGCCTGGACAAGGCCCGGGGAAATCTCACCCTGCTCTTCGCGACCGACCTGAGCGACGCCGAGATCGTGCTGGGCAAGCTGGCGGCCCGACTAGTGCCGGTGCTCGGCCTGATCGCCTGCGCCGCCCCGGTGCAGGCGCTGGCGACGCTGCTCGGGGGCGTCGATCCGATGGTGCTCTTCGGTGCGACCCTGGTCTGCCTGGCCTGCGCCGCCTTCGGCTGCACGCTGGCCCTGACGCTGTCTGTCTGGGGGCAGAAGACGCACGAGGTGCTGTTGGCGACCTACGCCTTAGGCATCCTCTACCTGCTGGCGGCACCGGCCTGGATCGCCCTGTCCCCGATGTTGCCCGGGTGGGCCCGGCCGGCCTGGCTGCCGGGCAACCTGGCCCTGCTGCCCTACAACCCCATCGTCCTCGTGCTCGCCCCGCTGAATGCCGCGCCGCTGGTGCCGATCGGGCTGGGGGCGCAGGCCCGGTTCTGCACGCTCGGCCTGCTGACCTCGGCGCTGCTGGCCGCCGCGGCGACCTGGCGGATGCGGGCGGTGGTCATTCGCCAGGCCTGCTGGGAGGAGGCGGCGCGCCGGGCGGGCCGCCGGACCTGGACCCGCCGGGGCCCGATCGCCCGGCTCGCTCGCCTGCTGCCGTCGCCGTCGCTCGACGGCAACCCGGTGCTCTGGCGCGAGTGGCATCGGCGGCGGCCGTCGCGCTGGTCGGTCGCCGTCTGGGGCACCTTCGGCCTGCTCTCGGGCGGCTTCAGCCTCTGGGCGATCGTCGAGGCGGTCGACGGCGGCGGGCCGGGACCCGGCGAGATGAGCGCGGTGCTCAACGGCCTCCAGGTGGCCGCCGGGCTGCTGCTGCTAAGCGTCTCGGCCGCGACGAGCCTGGCCGAGGAGCGCCAGCGAGGCAGCCTCGACGTGCTGCTGGCCACCCCGCTATCGACCCGGTCGATCGTCCTGGGCAAGTGGTGGGGCGCCTTCCGGGGCGTCCCGCCGCTGGCGGTGTTGCCGACGCTCGTCGCCGCGGCCCTGACGACGCACACCGGGTTCGCCCCCGGCCCGGTGCTGATCGGTGGCCTGGTCGTCGCCTACGGCGCCGCGCTGACGAGCCTGGGCCTGACCCTGGCCACCTGGCTGCCCCGGATGGACCGGGCCATCGGCCTGACCGCCGGGGCTTACGTGGTCGTGACGATCGCGGCCGTCCCCGCCGGGATGGCCTTCTTTGGCGAAGGCCCCGGCGAGGCCGGCCCCGGCGTCGCCTCGGCCAGCCCGTTCTGGGGCGTCGGCTTCTCCAGCGCCCTGTTCGGCGGGAAGGGCGGGCAGGGGCAGGAGATCGGGGAGCATGCCGGCTGGCTCGCCTTCTGGATCGGCGCCTATGGCCTGGTATCGCTCTTCCTGCTGCTGGCGACGTTGAAGACGTTCAACCGCTGCCTCGGCCGGATCGACGACCCGTCGCCCGACGAGGGTCCCTGCTCGCGCCTCGCCCGCACGCCCTCGGCCACTCTCCCAGACGCAAGGCCAGTGCCCGACCTCGACCTCCGATCCCGCCCGGCCGACCAGCCGGCGTCTGACCATTGA
- a CDS encoding DUF6444 domain-containing protein — protein sequence MNPHPSIPESLWNTVPPQAQAAILAVIASLEKRVTDLEARLNQDSTASSRPPSSDPPSAKVKRRPPAPPTERKRGGRPGHKRHTGALAPPEQLRATFEVKPTHCGGCGSPLQGEDPEPVRHQVAEIPPIRPDVDEFRLHRMTCPGCGAMTRAGLPAGVPTGPFGPRLRAILAMFAGSCRLAKRPIPQPVSDLFGLDVSPGMISKPERQAAAVLAPVVAEVAAAIEAAPSPTSTRRRGPRPMRRRGSGSA from the coding sequence ATGAACCCCCATCCTTCGATCCCCGAATCGCTCTGGAACACTGTCCCGCCGCAAGCCCAGGCGGCCATCTTGGCCGTCATCGCCTCCCTGGAGAAGCGGGTCACTGACCTGGAAGCCCGGCTCAACCAGGACTCCACCGCCTCTTCCAGGCCGCCCTCGTCCGATCCGCCCTCCGCGAAGGTCAAGCGGCGGCCTCCGGCCCCGCCGACCGAGCGCAAGCGGGGTGGCCGGCCGGGCCACAAGCGGCATACCGGGGCGTTGGCCCCCCCCGAGCAGCTCCGCGCGACCTTCGAGGTCAAGCCGACGCACTGCGGTGGCTGCGGCTCGCCGCTCCAGGGCGAAGACCCCGAGCCGGTGCGGCACCAGGTCGCCGAGATCCCGCCGATCCGCCCCGACGTCGATGAATTCCGCCTCCATCGAATGACTTGTCCCGGATGCGGGGCCATGACCCGGGCGGGACTTCCCGCGGGCGTGCCGACCGGGCCGTTCGGACCGCGCCTGCGGGCGATCCTGGCGATGTTCGCCGGCTCCTGCCGCCTGGCCAAGCGGCCGATCCCGCAACCGGTGTCCGACCTGTTCGGGCTGGATGTCTCGCCGGGCATGATCTCGAAGCCGGAGCGGCAGGCCGCCGCCGTGCTCGCGCCGGTGGTCGCCGAGGTAGCCGCCGCGATCGAGGCGGCGCCGTCGCCCACATCGACGAGACGTCGTGGCCCGAGGCCAATGCGAAGGCGTGGCTCTGGGTCGGCCTAG
- a CDS encoding IS66 family transposase, giving the protein MDETSWPEANAKAWLWVGLADDLTAPTIADNRGAGVARSILGTDETKVVISDRFPSYDRIEQHLYCWSHLCRDFQAMIDRRDEGSAIGSELLGASNRLFHRWHTYRDGAIAWSMVLGYTRPIR; this is encoded by the coding sequence ATCGACGAGACGTCGTGGCCCGAGGCCAATGCGAAGGCGTGGCTCTGGGTCGGCCTAGCCGACGACCTGACCGCCCCCACGATTGCCGACAACCGGGGTGCCGGCGTGGCCCGCTCGATCCTCGGGACCGACGAGACGAAGGTCGTCATCAGTGACCGGTTCCCCAGCTACGACCGGATCGAGCAGCACCTGTATTGCTGGTCGCACCTCTGCCGGGATTTCCAGGCGATGATCGATCGTCGCGACGAGGGATCGGCGATCGGGTCGGAGTTGCTCGGGGCCTCGAACCGCCTGTTCCATCGGTGGCACACGTACCGGGACGGGGCGATTGCCTGGAGCATGGTCCTGGGCTACACCCGCCCGATCCGGTGA
- a CDS encoding ATP-dependent Clp protease ATP-binding subunit ClpX produces the protein MRPGVQLALLKMIEGAVANVPPSGGPKRPMEARIPSDTTNVLFIRGGAFVGLVEIISRRAGRRASSGFDLLDSALHDEATDPLHHVLPEGSEKFGLIFGYWGACRSCLRWTISPWKIWCESSRRRRTLSSDSAKRC, from the coding sequence ATGCGGCCGGGGGTCCAGCTCGCCCTGCTCAAGATGATCGAGGGGGCGGTCGCCAACGTGCCGCCGAGCGGCGGGCCGAAGCGGCCGATGGAGGCCCGCATCCCGTCCGACACGACGAACGTCCTGTTCATCCGCGGCGGGGCCTTCGTCGGCCTGGTCGAGATCATCTCCCGCAGGGCGGGCCGTCGGGCCTCCTCCGGGTTCGACCTGCTGGACTCGGCGCTCCACGACGAGGCGACCGACCCGCTCCACCACGTCCTGCCCGAAGGATCGGAGAAGTTCGGGCTGATCTTCGGCTACTGGGGCGCCTGCCGGTCATGCCTACGCTGGACGATCTCGCCGTGGAAGATCTGGTGCGAATCCTCAAGGAGGCGACGCACCCTCTCCTCGGACAGTGCAAAACGCTGCTGA
- a CDS encoding MerR family transcriptional regulator — protein MEKPLTIGNVARRAGVGVETVRFYERQGLLHEPERRASGYRQYDEGVVDRLRFIRRAKELGFTLKEIAELLDLRHDPAATRSDVRERVRGKVEDIEAKVRDLLRIKDVLLALERTCHGHGPAEDCPILATIDRPDEATTTTGDPQGAAGGRGKRHAKSPS, from the coding sequence ATGGAGAAGCCCTTGACCATCGGAAATGTCGCCCGCCGGGCCGGCGTCGGCGTGGAGACCGTCCGCTTCTACGAGCGGCAGGGGCTCCTGCACGAGCCCGAACGGCGGGCCTCCGGCTACCGGCAGTACGACGAGGGCGTGGTGGACCGGCTCCGCTTCATCCGCCGGGCCAAGGAACTCGGCTTCACCCTGAAGGAGATCGCCGAGCTGCTGGATCTGCGGCACGACCCGGCGGCGACCCGCTCGGACGTACGGGAGCGGGTGCGGGGCAAGGTCGAGGACATCGAGGCCAAGGTCCGTGACCTCCTGCGGATCAAGGACGTGCTGCTGGCCCTGGAGCGGACCTGCCACGGGCACGGCCCCGCCGAGGACTGCCCGATCCTGGCGACGATCGACCGTCCGGACGAGGCAACGACGACGACCGGCGATCCTCAGGGGGCGGCGGGCGGCCGAGGCAAGCGGCACGCGAAGTCTCCGTCGTGA
- a CDS encoding NAD(P)/FAD-dependent oxidoreductase, whose translation MTRRQAMAAAASAGVLLGRSTAEAKGDEPVHATNRAFDVVVVGGGPAGLSAALVLGRACLRVLVCDSGRGRNAPAAGVHGFLTQDGTPPAELRRIGREQLRPYGVEFHEGAVVDARKTEDGFEVTLDGGEAVACRKLILATGMADVLPEIPGLRELWGRSVIHCPYCHGWEFRGRPWAFLVPPEAVVEMATLLRGWTERLTLLTNGPSGVSPEHRTWLEGHAVEVVEDRIDRLEGDAGEFRAIHLEGGRRLERDVLFVHARLRQASDLAERLGCSLHEEGPKAGMVRADPMGATEVEGLYVVGDASEAGVPSVASAVAEGSVAAAVASRAIFSEDARRPAGGGLAGRG comes from the coding sequence AGCCGGTGCATGCGACGAATCGGGCCTTCGACGTGGTGGTGGTCGGCGGCGGCCCGGCCGGGCTGAGCGCCGCCCTCGTGCTCGGGCGGGCCTGCCTGCGAGTTCTGGTCTGCGACTCGGGTCGGGGGCGCAACGCCCCGGCGGCCGGCGTCCACGGCTTCCTCACCCAGGACGGCACCCCGCCGGCCGAGCTGCGTCGGATCGGCCGGGAGCAGCTCCGGCCCTATGGGGTCGAGTTCCACGAGGGGGCGGTCGTCGATGCCCGCAAAACCGAGGATGGCTTCGAGGTCACGCTCGACGGCGGAGAGGCCGTCGCCTGCCGCAAGCTCATCCTCGCCACGGGGATGGCCGACGTGCTGCCGGAGATCCCCGGCCTGCGGGAGCTATGGGGCCGGTCCGTGATCCACTGCCCCTACTGCCACGGCTGGGAGTTCCGGGGCCGACCCTGGGCCTTCCTCGTGCCCCCCGAGGCCGTCGTCGAGATGGCCACCCTCCTGCGGGGCTGGACCGAGCGGCTGACGCTCCTCACGAACGGCCCGTCCGGGGTTTCCCCCGAGCACCGGACCTGGCTGGAGGGCCATGCGGTAGAGGTCGTCGAGGACCGGATCGACCGCCTGGAGGGGGATGCGGGGGAGTTTCGGGCGATCCACCTCGAAGGCGGCCGTCGGCTGGAGCGGGACGTGTTATTCGTGCATGCCCGGCTCCGCCAGGCGTCCGACCTGGCCGAGCGGCTGGGGTGCTCGCTGCACGAGGAGGGGCCGAAGGCGGGGATGGTCCGGGCCGACCCGATGGGGGCGACCGAGGTGGAGGGCCTCTACGTCGTCGGGGACGCCTCCGAGGCCGGCGTGCCGAGCGTGGCCTCGGCGGTCGCCGAGGGGTCGGTGGCCGCCGCCGTCGCCAGCAGGGCGATCTTCAGCGAGGACGCCCGTCGGCCTGCGGGCGGCGGGCTAGCTGGCCGGGGGTGA
- a CDS encoding heavy metal translocating P-type ATPase encodes MAIDPVCGMTVDESGGLVAERDGRTHYFCSEHCLRRFLADGEPAGHAPLDQHHDRREPAPEGRPVVYTCPMHPEIERDRPGPCPICGMALEPKSVGPGSAEDDSELRDMTRRFRVAVALTVPVVLLAMLPMLGVPTDRWGGTTAQLWLQLALTTPVVLWAGWPFFERGGRSVVTGHLNMFTLIALGTGAAYTYSLVAVLAPGLIPQAPRHHGRLEVYFESAAVIVTLVLLGQVLELRARRRTGGAIRELLSLAPPTARIVRDDEEKEVALEVVRHGDTLRVRPGEKIPVDGRLSEGRSAVDESMLTGEPMPVEKRPGDPLIGGTVNRTGSFLMEAEKVGRETVLSQIVAMVADAQRSRAPIQRLADLVAGYFVPAVVGIAVLTFLAWMIAAPDQPALAWALVNAVAVLIIACPCALGLATPMSIMVGVGRGAREGILIKDAEVLETLEKVDTVVVDKTGTLTEGRPSLTECEPAGGFSEADLLRLAAGVERNSEHPLARAVVEGAEGRGLAVPAVEGFDSVTGGGVVGRVEGREVRVGNRPLLAEAGIHNLGPLEERADALRRQGRTVVHVAVDGRFAGLLAVADPIKGTTAEAVRSLHDLGLRIIMLTGDDEATARTVAETLGIDEFRAGVRPEEKHDRVVALRSEGRRVVMAGDGINDAPALAAADVGIAMGTGIDVAIESAGVTLVRGDLRGIVKAVKLSRRTMRNIRQNLFFAFVYNALGVPVAAGVLYPISASLLLNPMLAAAAMSVSSVSVVGNALRLRRADLA; translated from the coding sequence ATGGCGATCGATCCGGTCTGCGGCATGACCGTGGACGAGTCGGGCGGGCTCGTCGCCGAGCGGGACGGGCGGACCCATTACTTCTGCAGCGAGCATTGCCTCCGGAGGTTCCTCGCCGACGGCGAGCCGGCCGGGCACGCCCCGCTCGACCAGCACCACGACCGCCGGGAGCCCGCACCGGAGGGCCGGCCCGTCGTCTACACCTGCCCGATGCACCCCGAGATCGAGCGGGATCGGCCCGGCCCCTGCCCGATCTGCGGCATGGCCCTGGAGCCGAAGTCCGTCGGCCCGGGGTCGGCCGAGGACGACTCCGAGCTGCGGGACATGACCCGGAGATTCCGGGTCGCCGTCGCCCTGACGGTCCCCGTGGTGCTGCTCGCCATGCTGCCGATGCTCGGCGTGCCGACGGACCGCTGGGGCGGGACGACGGCCCAGCTCTGGCTGCAACTGGCCCTCACCACGCCGGTGGTCCTCTGGGCCGGCTGGCCGTTCTTCGAGCGGGGCGGGCGGTCCGTCGTCACCGGCCATCTCAACATGTTCACGCTCATCGCCCTGGGCACCGGGGCGGCCTACACCTACAGCCTCGTCGCCGTGCTGGCCCCCGGCCTAATCCCCCAGGCCCCCCGGCACCACGGCCGGCTGGAGGTCTACTTCGAGTCGGCGGCCGTGATCGTCACGCTGGTCCTCCTGGGACAGGTGCTCGAGCTGCGGGCCAGGCGTCGCACCGGCGGGGCCATCCGGGAGCTGCTCTCGCTGGCCCCGCCCACCGCCCGGATCGTCCGGGACGACGAGGAGAAGGAGGTGGCCCTGGAGGTGGTCCGGCACGGCGACACCCTGCGGGTCCGGCCCGGCGAGAAGATCCCGGTGGACGGCCGCCTGTCCGAGGGCCGCAGCGCCGTCGACGAGTCGATGCTCACCGGAGAGCCGATGCCGGTCGAGAAGCGGCCCGGCGACCCGCTCATCGGCGGCACGGTCAACCGGACCGGCTCGTTCCTCATGGAGGCCGAGAAGGTCGGCCGGGAGACGGTCCTCTCGCAGATCGTGGCCATGGTCGCCGACGCCCAGCGCAGCCGGGCGCCGATCCAGCGGCTCGCCGACCTCGTGGCCGGCTACTTCGTCCCCGCCGTCGTCGGGATCGCCGTCCTCACCTTCCTCGCCTGGATGATCGCCGCCCCGGATCAGCCGGCCCTGGCCTGGGCCCTGGTCAACGCCGTGGCCGTGCTGATCATCGCCTGCCCCTGCGCCCTGGGGCTGGCCACGCCGATGTCGATCATGGTCGGCGTCGGCCGGGGGGCCAGGGAGGGCATCCTGATCAAGGACGCCGAGGTCCTGGAGACGCTGGAGAAGGTCGATACGGTCGTCGTCGACAAGACCGGCACGCTGACCGAGGGGCGGCCGAGCCTGACCGAATGCGAGCCGGCCGGGGGGTTCTCGGAGGCCGACCTGCTCCGGCTCGCCGCCGGGGTGGAACGAAACAGCGAGCACCCGCTGGCCCGGGCCGTCGTCGAGGGGGCCGAGGGGCGGGGCCTCGCCGTCCCGGCCGTGGAGGGATTCGACTCGGTGACCGGGGGCGGCGTCGTCGGCCGGGTCGAGGGCCGGGAGGTCCGGGTCGGCAACCGCCCGCTGCTGGCCGAGGCCGGGATCCACAACCTCGGCCCGCTGGAGGAGCGGGCTGACGCCCTGCGGCGTCAGGGCCGGACCGTCGTGCACGTGGCCGTCGATGGGCGATTCGCCGGGCTGCTGGCCGTCGCCGACCCGATCAAGGGCACGACGGCCGAGGCGGTCCGTTCCCTGCACGACCTCGGCCTGCGGATCATCATGCTCACCGGCGACGACGAGGCGACGGCCCGGACCGTGGCCGAGACGCTGGGCATCGACGAGTTCCGGGCCGGGGTCCGGCCGGAGGAGAAGCACGATCGGGTCGTGGCCCTGCGGTCCGAGGGCCGTCGGGTGGTGATGGCCGGCGACGGGATCAATGACGCCCCGGCGCTGGCGGCGGCCGACGTGGGGATCGCCATGGGGACGGGCATCGACGTGGCCATCGAGTCGGCGGGCGTGACCCTGGTCCGGGGCGACCTGCGGGGCATCGTCAAGGCGGTGAAGCTGAGCCGTCGCACGATGCGGAACATCCGGCAGAACCTCTTCTTCGCCTTCGTCTACAACGCGCTGGGCGTGCCGGTCGCCGCCGGGGTGCTCTACCCGATCTCGGCCAGCCTGCTGCTGAACCCAATGCTCGCCGCCGCTGCGATGAGCGTCAGCTCGGTGTCGGTCGTCGGCAACGCCCTGAGGCTCCGGCGGGCGGACCTGG
- a CDS encoding IS3 family transposase produces the protein MQNAAEVPPRRPVVFRRGDPGDRPARPRAGHGGRGLADDRLPQGSGVRTAGAGARAQEARAAGAGTDEELIGHIRRVLSESPFHGEGYRKVWARFGHRGIRTASERVRRLMREHHLQAPGGPATRAALRPTTASSSPRSRTRCGTPT, from the coding sequence GTGCAAAACGCTGCTGAAGTACCGCCACGCCGACCTGTCGTTTTCCGACGGGGCGATCCGGGAGATCGCCCGGCTCGCCCACGAGCGGGGCACGGGGGCCGGGGGCTTGCGGACGATCGGCTACCTCAAGGCTCGGGGGTCCGTACCGCCGGAGCAGGGGCCCGTGCCCAGGAAGCGAGGGCCGCCGGGGCGGGCACGGACGAGGAGCTGATCGGCCACATCCGCCGAGTGCTCTCCGAGAGCCCGTTCCACGGCGAGGGCTATCGCAAGGTCTGGGCGAGGTTCGGGCACCGGGGCATCCGCACGGCCTCCGAGCGGGTGCGGCGGCTGATGCGGGAGCACCACCTCCAGGCCCCCGGCGGGCCGGCGACCCGCGCGGCCCTGAGGCCCACGACGGCGTCATCATCACCGAGGAGCCGGACACGATGTGGGACACCGACATGA